The Dehalococcoidales bacterium genomic interval TTACAATCAGCGGATTAATATCGGTCACAAATACCTCTTCTACAAGTGGCGGATTTGACGAGGAAAGCGATGATGAACTTCGTGAGCGGTATTTTGAAAAGGTTTCTCTTCCCTCTACGAGCGGCAGCAAATATCACTATGTCATGTGGGCAAAAGAGGTCAGCGGCGTGGGCGATGCAAAATGCCTGCCCCTGTGGAACGGAAACGGTACGGTGAAAGTTATTATCATAAATGCCGACAAACAAACCGCAAGCGAAGATTTGATTTACGAGGTTGCGGCACATATAGAAGAAAGCAGACCAATCGGTGCGGCGGTAACGGTGGAGAGCGCAGTGCCTTTGAACATCAACATATCGGTTTCCCTAACTCTGGCA includes:
- a CDS encoding baseplate J/gp47 family protein, with protein sequence TISGLISVTNTSSTSGGFDEESDDELRERYFEKVSLPSTSGSKYHYVMWAKEVSGVGDAKCLPLWNGNGTVKVIIINADKQTASEDLIYEVAAHIEESRPIGAAVTVESAVPLNINISVSLTLANGVTTETATEKITEAVSLYLKKNTFAGTYISYAQIGGCILSVEEVLDYSNLKVNGATSNISVPETSVPVLGVITVA